From Pseudobacteroides sp.:
AGCTTTTACTGATAATCCTACCATAACACCTCCTATAATGGTTGATGCAGACCTAGACATACCTGGAAACAACGACATACATTGTGCAAAACCAATAAACAACGACTTTTTGGCTCCTACCTTTAGCATGTTATCATTTTTTGCATTATTATGCTTTCGTTCTACTAAAAGTATTATAACTGCACCTAAAATCAGTGCTATTGATACTGTAAATGGTGAAAAGAGGTATTTTTCAATATAGTCGTTCAACACTAAACCTAATACAGCAGAAGGCAGAAAAGCTATAAGCATCCAAAGCCATAATTTAAAACCCCACTGTCCAGGCTTTATATTCTTAAAAGAATCAAGAATCCGGTTTCTATAATAGAATACTACAGCTAAGATAGCTCCAAGCTGAATCATTATTTCGAACATTATTGCAAACTTTCCGGTAAAGCCAAGAAAATGTCCAAATAAAATGAGATGCCCTGTTGATGAGATAGGAAGAAATTCTGTAATTCCTTCTACTATACCTAGTATTATAGCTTTTATAATTAAATCCATAGAGTTTTCCCTTCTCGTTTTCAAATTTTTATTCAAAGCCCTATTATCCAAATTCGTTCCATAGGGGTAGACATATT
This genomic window contains:
- a CDS encoding undecaprenyl-diphosphate phosphatase; the protein is MDLIIKAIILGIVEGITEFLPISSTGHLILFGHFLGFTGKFAIMFEIMIQLGAILAVVFYYRNRILDSFKNIKPGQWGFKLWLWMLIAFLPSAVLGLVLNDYIEKYLFSPFTVSIALILGAVIILLVERKHNNAKNDNMLKVGAKKSLFIGFAQCMSLFPGMSRSASTIIGGVMVGLSVKAAAEFSFFLAIPTMFAATGYSLIKSLTSMTSTEWFALSVGFVVSFIVAFIVVGKFISFLGKHSLKAFAYYRLIVGIIMLLILGFR